A stretch of Sulfurimonas autotrophica DSM 16294 DNA encodes these proteins:
- a CDS encoding DUF2231 domain-containing protein, which yields MMLHPATVHFAMVLPLVASVFGLAYLYSRTQIMSKISARATLVAALAMIAVWYTGSQAGPQIFDYLSEAGQHELKEHKELGLYLAIAMGIIALIQMAGCKLKKFSLEVIAILLLLGATATTFLQGKHGGEIVYNYGMPFKSYMIEDSLHEATANAEATDDCDEKVEAYEDAIDDITSLSEDVDTIYGNTPKTQEDDDE from the coding sequence ATGATGCTACACCCAGCTACCGTACACTTTGCTATGGTCTTACCTCTCGTTGCCTCTGTCTTTGGACTTGCATATTTATATTCACGAACACAAATAATGTCAAAAATTTCTGCAAGAGCAACATTGGTTGCAGCGTTAGCAATGATTGCTGTTTGGTACACGGGGAGTCAAGCCGGTCCGCAAATATTTGATTATCTCAGCGAAGCCGGTCAGCATGAACTCAAAGAGCATAAAGAACTCGGCTTGTATCTTGCAATTGCTATGGGTATTATAGCCCTTATTCAGATGGCTGGATGTAAACTAAAAAAATTCTCTCTTGAAGTGATTGCCATACTTCTATTACTTGGAGCAACTGCCACAACATTCCTGCAAGGAAAACATGGTGGAGAAATAGTCTATAACTACGGTATGCCTTTTAAATCATATATGATAGAAGACTCTTTACATGAAGCAACAGCTAATGCAGAAGCAACTGATGATTGTGATGAAAAAGTAGAAGCATATGAAGATGCCATTGATGATATTACTTCACTCTCAGAAGATGTAGACACTATTTACGGAAATACGCCAAAAACTCAAGAAGATGATGACGAGTAA